A region of the Alligator mississippiensis isolate rAllMis1 chromosome 5, rAllMis1, whole genome shotgun sequence genome:
TAAACTCTCCTTCTGTTCCCGCTGTCGCTTATAATAAGATGTTACTAGTCCGTTAGCAAGtcagagagacttttttttctagAGGCTGGGAGGCTGTACAGTTTGGGATTAAGGAAATTTGCCTTTTAATTTTTTCTCTCCCACTTTTTTCCGCTCTTCAGACCGAACTCAGTCCTGGTGAAGTCAGTCTTGTCATACCATGGCTTAATCCTGTTCCCACTGAGGTCTTTGCGGGGTTTTCCTTTTGGCTTCAGTGGGAGACAAATGAGCCCCTTTAAGAGCAGTAATTATTTGCACAGATCAGCCCAAGTCCCAGCAGGCTAATATCTGTCATGACGACTGCTTCTCCTGTAGCACTTGCCAGCCCCTACAGTGCAAAGTCAATAAGGCTTTTCCTTTCTGAATTCGCAGGCTTGGAGATCATGGCGAAGGATGAAGTTGAAAAAGCCACCGCTGGCTGGATTCTGCTTCTTGCTTGCCTTGTCTGTGGTGGCATTTACTAGTTTTCCTCCATGGTGTCCAAGCAGCTATGTAGAGCCTGGTTTCCAATACTTGGCACTAGCTGAACCACACAGAAAAGTTATTCAGCTCAGGCGTCTGTGGATGAATACCACTGACTCCGTCGTTTGGCAGCCAAGGGGTTTTGGCCATAGAAAAGGGGACCAAACTCCCCAAGGCACCAATCAGAGAAGGCAAGCCTCACATAAACCCAGCCTGGCTTACAAGCAAAAGAACAAGCTAGGTGACCAGCTCACACAAAACCACAAGCAgctgaaagagaagagaaagcacaATAGGCAGATGAGAAAACGTAACGTTATGAAGAAAAGCTCTGAAGAAAGCAGTAAGCTACAGTATGAAAGCAGTCCCCTCAGGACCAACACTGAAAAGAAAAGGGAGCTTAATGATCATTTCCATGCACTTGAAAGGGAGAAAGTTGTTATGGGACCATCAAGGAAGGGGGCccccttctcttctttttcagtCAGCAATAAAAGACGTGTATGGTCTGGAAGTCCTGGGTTTGTTACACTTCTAAAGTACTCTACTGTAGGCCAAGTGGGGCCACAGGACCAGAGCAAAGCAGGAGCACATtcacctggggctgggcagcagcattcAGAATTGGTGAAAACTTTTCTCTCAAAAGCAGGTAACAGGCTGCCCTTCAAAAACACAACTGGTGCTAAGAGATGGGCAGACAGTCTCTCACAACATCCTGGAGAACAGGGAGGTCACTTTTGGATGGACATGGCAGAGAGGTTACAAACCTCTGAGTGGTGTATGAAGATGCCAGAGGCTGCCTTTCCTGCTCAAAGAAAAGGTGGCCTGAGGTTTGGTGGGAAGAAACCGCCGTGGCTTACAGAGGACGATGTGCGGAAGATGAAACTTTTGGCAAACAGTGAGGTGGTGTCCAAAACCAGAATTCCTGCCCATGGGCAAATACTCAGAGTTAGCCTTTCAGCTGGCCAGGACACAGTCTCCTCTGACCTGAAAAGACCTTGCTTGGACGGGTTCTGTGGATTAATAAAACGGCCCAGTGATCTCTATGAGGTTCTAGCCTTCCATTTGGACAGAGTATTGGGGTTGAACAGGAGTCTGCCTGCAGTGGCCCGTAAATTCAAAAGCCATCTGCTTCCCTACAAATACACCAACGGTGAAGCGAGACCCATTATATGGTGGGCACCAGATATCCAGCACCTTGTTGATGTCAACAATGACCAGAACTCCTTTGCACTAGGGTGGCTTCAGTACCAGGATCTACTGCAGCTGCGGTGCGGCATGGTAGATTCCACTGCACCTCTTGGAAGAGCTCCTTGCTTGAGCATCCAGCACACAGAATGGACCAAATTGGCACTCTTTGATTTTCTTCTACAGGTATGCTGGGTGTTGggaataattattttctttctcctttcttctctgCATTCCCAAGGTATTAAATAGGActctgtgtatgtttgtgtggtTATGTATTTGTAAGGAGATAAATGCACATAGCTTCAAGTCTTGTTTCAGTGAAGTAATCACTTACCTTTGCAAAGCAGAGGATTTTACATTACTGGGGGCACAGACATAAGTGTCTCTCCCTggtgtaactcagaatgctttgcaggaagtgttctgagttacaatactttcctggaccaaacagaagttcactgttggttccaggggggaggggaatgtagcGGCTGGCTtcaagcctgcagctggtttcccctagcaatggctcctcctccctcccagcccacactgttttcagaatgggagtgggggaaagggaactCATTCTAGTGGTTCCCCAGTtggtgctggagggtgaggtgggtggaaTGGAGagttccctttctcccctcccattctgaaaacagtgacaggctgggaggcaatgcagacagaagttactgaagatgctctgttttgaaatgtctccaTCTCCTTGtgcaatgaaggttcagatttttgtgggatcaggcccttttaaagtgctttgcagctgtgcaGTTCTGTTTgctcatggctgtagagcactttcaggggcaaGATCAGCAAaacttgtcacttctgtctgtgccctgggaACTTATGAAGACCTTCAACTCTGAAGCACCAAAGAAATGTGAGTCAAAGCAACCCAGCATAAGAACACTTTTACTGTGATAATGATATGTAGCACATCTAAAAGACTTTCCTTGTTTAAAGTGCTCTATAAATATAAATTAGCCTTAATAATTCCACCAAGGGGGAGCTGAGCTAGTGTTGTTATCCCAGTTCTCCCTATAGGAAATCTAAGACCAGAAGCAAGGCTATGTAGTATATCAGTGAGAGACCTTGGATTACCTGTCAAGGATGTCTGGTTTCCTGAATTGTCAAAGAAAACCATACAAGGGTCTCCATCCACAACTGTGCAGCCTTATCTCAGACACAGCAGAGACCAAATCATGCTgtggaggagagaaaaaaaatgatggagAAAGCAGACTATAGAAATCAAAATTCAAGTTAGAAATTAAACCCACTGATTTCATTTGTTTTCTAAGTAGGACTGGGGCAGGTGCATTTTTCCCATATAGATTGTCATTTAACTGGCTCACTGCtgaatacaaaaaaattaaagtttaaaaCAGAGGTGTTTTTTTCTCTGAGTGGCATTCGCTCAGCATCTAATAATTTATCTAATGACTCCCCACTCCTGTACTAAAATAGGTTTACAATGCTATCATTTTGTCCTGCTCACCACATCATCACCCTGTGGGTGGTAATCTTTACTTAGATTAGTAGAGTTCTCAGTACCGTTTGATAATAAACCTGTAACATGGAATTCAGTTTTACAAGCTTTACTCAGCCAAATCATCCCATTGACTGCTGTCATAAATCACTGTGGATCCACTGTGACAAAGGAGCTACAGTGACTAGAATGTAGGTAAGTGGCTCAAACTTTGGGCCCCATAAGCCAGATGGATGTTGTAGGGCTGGTTCTTGAACTGATCCCATGAGTGGGATTGATCTGTGGGCCTCATATACCATGATGTCAGTGTGTAAAGTTGGTCTGTAGATGTGGTCTGGCACACCAGGTCCAACCACGGAGTGATGACATATACTAGCTTGGCCCTGCCCACCAAACCTAGCCATGGTGTGACCTTGTGTGGTGGAGTGACCCTACtcacctgcccagctccatgaaccagtggatccagcacatggggcagtgttatctggcccacaggctccccacaggttcaGAAATTTCACTCTGGATTAAGTTGTGGCAAttagcactgccaccactccccagtCACCACAGTTCTGGAGCcctaggagccctgcaggccaggtgacaGGGCCCTGAAGGCTGGATCCCACCAGTGCATGGGTTAGGCTGGCACAtaggagtttcatagtttcatagttggtaaggtcagaagggacttgaggagatcatctagttcgaccccctgccatggcaggaaagaatactggggtcaaacaaccccggccagatgttcgtccagcctcctttttaaagacccccagggtaggagccagcaccacttattttggaagttggttccaggtcctagccgccctgacagtgaaatagtgcttcctaatgtctagcctgaagctaCCTTCCGCTAGCTTGTgcccgttgtttcttgtaactcctgggattgctcgggggaacagggactttcccaatgcctgctggtctcccttgactagtttgtagactgccactagatcccccctcagccttctcttttggaggctgaacaggttcaggtcccttagcctctcctcatagggcctgccctactgacccctgatcatgtgggtggccctcctttggaccctctccatattggccacatccctcctgaagtgtggcgcccagaactggatgcagtactccagctgcggcctgaccagtgttgcgtagagggggcggatcacctccttggacctgctcgagatgcatctgtggatgcacgacaaggtatggttggccttcctgactgcatccccacactgttggcccatgttcattgtggcatgagtgatgactccaagatccttttctgtctcaacactggcgagaagggagttccccagcctgtaggtgtgccgctggttcttcctccccaggtgcattaccctgtacttgtcagtgttaaaccccatcctgttctcttcggcccacccctgtaacctgtctagatccgcttgcagcctgttccttcctactagcatgcccacttctccccacatcttagtgtcatctgcgaacttgaacagggtgctttctaccccctcgcccaagtcactgatgaagatgttgaatagtgcaggcccgaggaccgagccctggggaaccccactgtccacatccctccaggtcgaataagacccatacaccaccaccctctgggtgcggccctccagccagttagtgacccatctgaccgtgtaggcatcaacaccactgtctcctagttttttactgagaatggggtgagagacgatgtcgaaggccttcctgaagtccagaaagactatatgcactctgacacctgcatccaaggacttgatgacctggtcgtagaaagccaccaggctggtttgacaagacctgcccctaatgaacccatgctggttgcccctgagcataacctcccctgctggcccttcctggacatgtgccaggataattctttcgaaaagcttccccaggactgaagtaagactcaCGGACCTAtagttcctgggtcctccttcctcccttttttaaagatggggaccacattggcccttttccagtcctctggcacatcgcctgagtgccatgagtgctcgcagagctgtgccagagatcccgcaatgacccctgctagttccttcagttGAACAGTACTGATTCAGATCTTACCATAAAGGCTACCCAGCCTCAGGACTAATTTCTAGTGGAAACTTACAGGGCCTACAGTCAGGCATATCCCCGGTTTTATCATCTTTTCAGTCCATCATGGTCATCTAATTCTATTTGAATTCTCAAGCCACAGCTTgagaatggaaaatgaaaatggaaagcCTGACTCATCCATCTGAACCCTGCTTAAGGGCTCTCTCCTACAGATGACTGATTGATTCATAAGCCTAGCACTGATACCACATCAGGGGTATTCTGtttttagaaaagagatgctggaTTGCTGTCTTTTTTCCAGGGGAAATATCACTATCATTTGTTGAATATTTCGCGTTTCACAGTTTCTGGGACTTGACACTGGAAAATACTGAGTTATACACAGCAGCTTTCCATTCCGAACAAACTTTCAGTGTCCTATTTACTGTATCCACTGTGGCAAATTTCCTAAACGACCAAACTCAGTCTGTTTGCAGAATGAAATACCTTTCAAGCAGAGAATTGTACAGAGAAGCAAGGAACTTCATCTGGTTTTGCTGGGTCCTTGCCACACATTTCCTAGTTAGCCTTATGCCAACCAAGCCAAATATTGATACCTGAAGTACTCCATGCTTCCTCAAAAAATGTTGGCATGGGATTCTGGACAGCGCTTAGCTTTTCTAGAAAAGGAGGGGTAAAGAACTCTTTTGCTTGCTATTCAGCAAATGCAGCCTGGATT
Encoded here:
- the GASK1A gene encoding Golgi-associated kinase 1A isoform X1; this translates as MAWRSWRRMKLKKPPLAGFCFLLALSVVAFTSFPPWCPSSYVEPGFQYLALAEPHRKVIQLRRLWMNTTDSVVWQPRGFGHRKGDQTPQGTNQRRQASHKPSLAYKQKNKLGDQLTQNHKQLKEKRKHNRQMRKRNVMKKSSEESSKLQYESSPLRTNTEKKRELNDHFHALEREKVVMGPSRKGAPFSSFSVSNKRRVWSGSPGFVTLLKYSTVGQVGPQDQSKAGAHSPGAGQQHSELVKTFLSKAGNRLPFKNTTGAKRWADSLSQHPGEQGGHFWMDMAERLQTSEWCMKMPEAAFPAQRKGGLRFGGKKPPWLTEDDVRKMKLLANSEVVSKTRIPAHGQILRVSLSAGQDTVSSDLKRPCLDGFCGLIKRPSDLYEVLAFHLDRVLGLNRSLPAVARKFKSHLLPYKYTNGEARPIIWWAPDIQHLVDVNNDQNSFALGWLQYQDLLQLRCGMVDSTAPLGRAPCLSIQHTEWTKLALFDFLLQVHDRLDRYCCGFQPDPSEPCVEEMLHDKCRNPRELVLVHILIRRTEPSQLVFIDNAGRLLHPEAKLNFRLLEGIDSFPQTAVTVLQSGCLQNMLLKSLYMDQEFWESQGGFEGLRHLLETIDRRGQILLQYIQDHNLTVIKDLLL
- the GASK1A gene encoding Golgi-associated kinase 1A isoform X3 → MAWRSWRRMKLKKPPLAGFCFLLALSVVAFTSFPPWCPSSYVEPGFQYLALAEPHRKVIQLRRLWMNTTDSVVWQPRGFGHRKGDQTPQGTNQRRQASHKPSLAYKQKNKLGDQLTQNHKQLKEKRKHNRQMRKRNVMKKSSEESSKLQYESSPLRTNTEKKRELNDHFHALEREKVVMGPSRKGAPFSSFSVSNKRRVWSGSPGFVTLLKYSTVGQVGPQDQSKAGAHSPGAGQQHSELVKTFLSKAGNRLPFKNTTGAKRWADSLSQHPGEQGGHFWMDMAERLQTSEWCMKMPEAAFPAQRKGGLRFGGKKPPWLTEDDVRKMKLLANSEVVSKTRIPAHGQILRVSLSAGQDTVSSDLKRPCLDGFCGLIKRPSDLYEVLAFHLDRVLGLNRSLPAVARKFKSHLLPYKYTNGEARPIIWWAPDIQHLVDVNNDQNSFALGWLQYQDLLQLRCGMVDSTAPLGRAPCLSIQHTEWTKLALFDFLLQIRRTEPSQLVFIDNAGRLLHPEAKLNFRLLEGIDSFPQTAVTVLQSGCLQNMLLKSLYMDQEFWESQGGFEGLRHLLETIDRRGQILLQYIQDHNLTVIKDLLL
- the GASK1A gene encoding Golgi-associated kinase 1A isoform X2, which produces MKLKKPPLAGFCFLLALSVVAFTSFPPWCPSSYVEPGFQYLALAEPHRKVIQLRRLWMNTTDSVVWQPRGFGHRKGDQTPQGTNQRRQASHKPSLAYKQKNKLGDQLTQNHKQLKEKRKHNRQMRKRNVMKKSSEESSKLQYESSPLRTNTEKKRELNDHFHALEREKVVMGPSRKGAPFSSFSVSNKRRVWSGSPGFVTLLKYSTVGQVGPQDQSKAGAHSPGAGQQHSELVKTFLSKAGNRLPFKNTTGAKRWADSLSQHPGEQGGHFWMDMAERLQTSEWCMKMPEAAFPAQRKGGLRFGGKKPPWLTEDDVRKMKLLANSEVVSKTRIPAHGQILRVSLSAGQDTVSSDLKRPCLDGFCGLIKRPSDLYEVLAFHLDRVLGLNRSLPAVARKFKSHLLPYKYTNGEARPIIWWAPDIQHLVDVNNDQNSFALGWLQYQDLLQLRCGMVDSTAPLGRAPCLSIQHTEWTKLALFDFLLQVHDRLDRYCCGFQPDPSEPCVEEMLHDKCRNPRELVLVHILIRRTEPSQLVFIDNAGRLLHPEAKLNFRLLEGIDSFPQTAVTVLQSGCLQNMLLKSLYMDQEFWESQGGFEGLRHLLETIDRRGQILLQYIQDHNLTVIKDLLL